The Myripristis murdjan chromosome 6, fMyrMur1.1, whole genome shotgun sequence sequence AGTGTTTCTTTGGCCCAATGCATGAGGATTTTCATCTACATTGATTATTAAGGATTTAGACGATGCAGAACAATGTGTGCTTCTAGTATGGTTGTatttcttttataaatgaatgtaaatgtaaagtgtcagtgtgatttgtgtgtgtggtgcacgTGCTCTGCCTTCTTCCTGTATTAGAAATCTCTACATAAGTACAGTGCATTTCAAATgatcacacacatatatgcacattgTTTTATCTTAACTTgttatacacatacacatacatatacatatgaagagagagcgagagagaagacAAGATTATTCCAGAGGACAAGATACAGTAGTAAGCTTCGCGGTAAAATTGTCCTTTCCTATTTGCCGTAGTTGAAGCCGAGTAAAACTATGGCGGCTGTCATCTGACTCAAAACTTTTGACGTGATAAACTTTTGGATGTGGTATGTCTTTAACCGTCCAGTCTTCCGGATGTTGGATGCTTTATGCTCTTAATTTTAAAATCACAGACAccagataaaaacacaccattttctATTAATGGTTCGCATTTTTTACCCGGCAAAGATGTGATGGTTAGCGCTGTGAGCTAACGCCAACTACCGTGAAGCTAGCTAGCCACTTTGAACAACTTACAGCAGTCCTCAATCCGCATACATCTCGTTAATGTAGATGCCATCGCTTAGGTCGTGCTTATAACTCAACCGAGTGCCTGCTGTTGATGCTGGACATTTTGTCGTCGGCAGCAAAATGTGTCGTTTTCTACGCTACTGTGTCAGTCACTGTCTGCATGCGGCAATGACCAGACTGGAGGAGGTCAATGGAGAGGTTAGTATGTGGTCCTCTGTCCGGTTCCTGGGCTACTTGTCCGGCCTCAACCTGCTGCTCGCCCTGTGTCTGGGGCTCTACGTGCGGTGGGAGAACACGGAGGAGTCCACCATTCTCGTCGCCTTTGTTTTGGCTCTGTTTGTCCTCGGAATAGCAAGTATACTTTACTACTACTTCAACATGGAGAAAGTGAGCCTGAGCCTCCTCCACCTGTGGCTCGGCTTTTTGCTGGGTCTGCTTTGTTTCCTCAACAGCCCTGCGCTCAAAAACGACGTCAAAGAGCAGGCGACTAACTATATGCTGCTGGCCAGTATTGCTTTAAGGACGCTGTGGGCCCTTctggagagagtgtgtggatGCACCAGATACCGAGCCGCCTTTCTCACCTCAGCAGAGTTCCTGGAGCTGGCAGGTTTCGCCATCTCCAGCACTGTGCTGCTCATTCAGAAATCAGTGAGTGTGATGGTGCTGGTGATGGCCCTGGCCACAATCATAGTTGCCCTGCGGGTGAAAGCTCTCCTGGCTCTGCCCAACTTGGTCTGCTTTGCTGTCATCACCGCCGTGCTGTTCTTCAGATCCCTGGATATCAACACCAACCCGTTTGCCCTCGCCTGCTTCTTCAGCCAGCTCATCTGTGACCCCCTGCTTGATGTCTACTTCAGTGGTCTGTCGGTGACAGAGTGCTGGCAGCCTTTTCTGCTCTGGAGGGGCTTGTGGCGTAAGCTCACCCTGTTGCCTGTCCTGGTGGTGGAGCTGATCTTCGTCATCATCGCAGCTCGGAAGCTGGCAGACCTGGACCGCTGGTACCTAACAATCCCAGGGTTCCTGGTGTTTGGCCTCTTTTGGGTCATTTCCCACATGGCGTTTGTCATCACAGTGTGGGGttttcacaccaaactcagcgACTGCCAGAGGGTGTGCCTGTCTTCGGGAGTTGGGAACCTGGACAAAGTCATGGCCTCCAAGGGTATGAGGCACTACTGCCTCATCTCTGACCGTCTAGTGAGCTGCACGCTGGTGTCATCTATAGTCCTTGTTGCACTTTCATGGCAGGTAGAGACAGTAAGACTAAACAAATATTACATACAATGGAATTCTCCTACACATTACACAGAGCTCTGTTGTGGCATTTTGCAATAGAGCCAAAATGCTGTTAAATTGGAAATATTATGAGCCAAACATACATATAAAAGCATCATctgtaaaataatttcattgaacTCATCTTTACATTTAATCTAGGCTGTTTTTTCCCTACAAATAATCTCAATGCTCTTTCAAAGTACATATTTTTAAGGAGCATAATCCGCTCAAATGTCAGATTGTATTATCTTACATTTTCCTCCACAGCAGTTTCCCTCTCTTGTCTTAGTTTGATCGATGTAAGTTTCAACCAGTGTTTCATATGAATGTGTTTCCCAGGCCTCCAGCAGTATCTTCATGAGCACGTTTCTACTGGTGCTGCCTCTGGAGTCTCTGTTCCATGGGCTTTTCCACGAGCTGGGAAACTGCCTGGGAGGGACCTGTGTGGGCTACGCACTGGTCATCCCCACCAACTACTGCAGGTGCTGCATAATGCAAACCAGTGCACTTTTATAGTTTAGGTCCCATGTTGTTAGCAGGGTGAGAAATTAACTACAGCTTCCAGTCTAATGCTGGTAGACTGGCTGTGTTTACTGAACTGTACCAGCTTTACCAGCCCCTTTGCTAGGTAACCAATAGGATACTGGGAAATAACTCACTATACAATACATATAATTGTAACAATAAGGTCTGTAGTAATAAATAAGTTGGCTGGCTTGTAGATCAGTTCTtcaaaactgttttcttttgtcattttccctCTAACACTCAACTCTTTGTACTTTTCTTTTGGTAATGTTTGGCTTATAGTCCAGACGGGCAGCCCCTGCTGCTTCCTCCAGACCAGGTGCAGGAGTTGAACTTGCGTTCCACCGGCATGCTGAACAATGTGCAGCGTTTCTTCGCCCACCACCTCATTGAGCCATTTGGCTGCGACTATTCCACCAGTGGCGTGACTCTGGAGGCCCTGCAGGCCAAGGTCAAATCCTTCATGGAGCTCCGCACTGCTGACGGCCCCCGTTACGACACCTATATTATCTTCTACAGCGGTCACACCCATCGCTCAGGAGAGTGGGCATTGACAGGTGAGAATTCATGTCAAACATCTGGCAGAAGCCTTCTTCCAAAGCGCTTCACAGCAAGATTTGACGGACATGGTGTTTTGATAGTTTTGGATGAAGGTGTTGCTCACTAATACTTTGTGCCACTAATCGACCATTTTCATGTTGAAGAAATTACAAGTATTGAGTATTTCCCTTATAGTGCCAGGCTGCAAAATTTAGACCACAGAATACTAAGACTTTCCATTACAATCCCAATTGAGCACTTCAGCACTGGTGTTGTATTTCTCTATAAACCTGGCCCAGTCTACCCTCTAGTGGTTAAAATGAAAAGCCTGTtttcagaggcagaggcagccaAGTACAGGAATCATTGTCCTAAGATATGTcctctggaaaaacaaaatattcaccTCCTGTATAAAGGTAAATTCAAGACATTCCACGCTGTTTTCCTTTTCAccaaactggatgggatgggAGCATGCATCTAAGATTCCgttcctctctttgtcttttttacaCATAGACCAAAATATACACTAATGCAGATGTATCTGTTATGAGCCAGCATCTGCCAATAATGTTGGTCAGCCAACATATTGGTCAGGTTGTAGTGTATAGTGCATAAGGAATGAGATACAAGACATATCTGTACTCGtttaagggatgttttttttttttttttatcttatcaCATGTTGCTAGATCATTCTACAGTAACAGGATTAATGTTGAGGAATTATGGTCTTCACTACTTGCTTGTAATTTTAGCAGTCTAAGATTGCTGTATTGGTACATTCACTGTAATGCAGTGTTGGCTAAATGCTTAaattgtaaatatattattcttGTACTGTTGCATATGTgttgcacaagaaaaaaaaaaaaggcagccaCAGAATATTAAAAGTGTTCTGTCTGCCTGATCTTTGctgatttctgtgtttgaaTTCAGGAGGCGACACTCTTCGCCTGGAGGAGATCGTGGATTGGTGGAGGGAGAAGAACGGCAGGTTCTGTTCCCGCCTCATCCTTGTGCTGGACTGTGAGAACTCCCTGCCATGGGTGAGAGAGGTCAGGAACGTGGAAGGCGTGTACATGGCTGTGCAGGGTGCAGAGCTTGCCCGGGTGACTGACATCGAGCTGCAGGACAGACCCCAGCTCGGGGACTTCACCTCGCAGTGGGTGGAGTATAACTGCAACACCAACAGTGACATCCAGTGGTCTGAGAAGGGCAGGGCAGTCTCCGCCGCCTACGGCATCTCCAAACACTGGAGTGACTACACGCTGCACCTGCCCACAGAGAGTGACGTCACCAAGCACTGGAGGACGTACTTCCCCAGTGTGGCCTCCCCGGTGGTCCAGCTAGCCGTCCAGTCTGAGGGCCCAAACCAGCACGGGCTCTGCAGCGTCTGCTTAAGATGCATCCGGAGAATCAAACTCAACTGGTTCCCACCTGCTATACTGGACACCGGCCAGGGCTTCAAGCTGGTCAGATCTTAGAAAATAAGTGAAGGCTTTGAGtataaaatgtatttcacaGAGATTGAGAATATTTTCtaaaagtttttattattgttatcttGGTTGTATACTGTTATACTTGTTTGGAGCCTGAGCAGAGGCAGCTATTGCTAACCAATGCACAGTGAGTACTGGCTACAGATGAAGCTGATCAGTTTCTGATAtgtgcattttgaaatattgcCTTTTACTACCAGTTTTTATATTCTTTGCCATTTGTTCTGTGTcgctttgtttttaaatttgatttagaCATCTAGTGATCGGGATGGGACGGCCTCACATTTACAGCCGATATTTTGCACACAactttttaactgtatttaCTGATTTCCACCTTGAATTTACATGCGCATTGTGCCTTTGAAAATCACCAAAGAACCAAAGGCTACCAAGGCTGATGTTGTTTTCCTTAAACCAAAATGGCCACGGTACACTTTAGATCTCAGGCATCTGACAAATGGTATTGTGACAGGTGGTTGTCTTTTAGAGCTTAAAATGTTAGCCTAGATTGTGACTGATTGTGAAATGATTCCTCTCATACTGTGCACTATGCATTGGGTCATAGCTTTGACCGTTTTCAATGCACTGCTAGGCGAATGTTGTGACCGCATTTTTCTAATGCTTtggagctgattttttttcaagaccccatgaaatgcactcttactttcttgatttgatgtatttcttgttgaaacaggaagtttgcgCGGGACATGTTGCCAGAGAGGatcattcaaaagtgcaaaccaataggaaAGCAGTtcatgagagaaaaaacaattttatatGAAGGAACAGGCAGATGAGAGAGGAcatttaaagatttgtgaaggttttattggttgaaattttagtTTACACCCACTAGTACAGGTTAATTtcactatttaagatactcTGTCTTACAGGAAGTAGAAATCATGtgtggtcatttcatggggactttaaatcTGCTCCAGCTGGTTCAGGGATCCCAGGAGGAGTTTTGACTGTAATAGCTGATTGCACTATAAGCCGAGTTGTGAGAACGGCTTCTCTTGTGACTGATGTACTCACTGAGGTTTGTTACAGGGTTGGCTATGCAAGCTGAGTCTAATcattctgtgtatgtgtaaatgGCTTTGTGTTGAGAAATCTTGGTGATGGGCAGTTTGGACTATGCAATAAAGAGCTGAGATCtcactactgaatttattaatttgttgAAGTTATAATAacccttaaaaaaaacaccatctgcTGGGATGAAGCAGACGATATCCTTTGCTAGACACAGAGAATGATCTAAAGCTTCTTTCCAtccacaaagaaaacaaaaccaattcATTTACAGCAAGGAGTGTAATTGGTGAAAGCAGAAGAAATGAAATACTGTAGTGCAAAGCAATGCACATAATTCAGTTAAAATGACGGGAAGTTGGATTATCAGCCTTTCTCCAGCATACTGCTACTTGAAACacttgcaaaagaaaaaagaaaaataaaaaaaagtgcctgTTGGTTTTAAAGAGAGGTGCATCTCATCTGTCCACTTGACGTAGTTGCTCAACCTGTTTGGCCTCCTCAGTGCAAAATGTGCGTCTGTGTGGTAACAACACCTAGCTCTGCCAGGATGGGCAGTGTTACCTCTGTTAGTTATGAAATGAAGTCTTACAACAGACATCCCACTGTCACTTTAATTTAAGTagcatttgtatgtttttgctgTATAGACCAACAACTCTTTGAACTTACATTTGCATCatagcatttttaaaacatttgttatAAATCTAATATCAGCAAAGGTAGTTAGCCTGTCATCAAATGTGCCAATAAGGTAGATGTAGAGGAGAGGTAGAGGAATAGGAGGTAGATGAGGAATAtcaagggggggaaaaaaagacatacacTGAAGTTCTGTGGCACTTCAAGCTGAACCAGGTGGAATAAGCACAGTTACTGCATGGAAATTTGGTCCCATGTCAAATCTAGAATATTTATTGCAACAGTTTCTATTAAATGACTGGTACACTGTTTTATAGcattattttgtaaaatggTATGATGCGTTTagtgcaaacaaataaatatgcagAAAATGCAAGGCACACAGAGGGTAGTTGAACCTCGACAGTGGATAAATGTGGGAAAAACCCTTGTAGATGATTAATTTTGACAGTGAAAGCCATGCTATTATAGTTGTGAAAAGTACTTGTCTCATCATCTTGAGAATTACTGCATAATCCAATTGAAGTAAGTGGTCAAcgtttttgtttgctgtttttacagACTGGTGCTTCATCTGAGTTAACCAGATATTTACAATTTACAAGCACACACTTTAAATCCTTAAGGCAGATGTCCCATTTATGTCAAGCTCAGAGATCATAGCAAATCTGTGggttttcagttcattttattgaaaacattataaaataacATGTGGTGCAGCAgcgtttctttctttttttggttatgATCCTTAACATGTTCACGTTTACTCAAACTTTGTTGACAATGGCTTGTACAGCAAGCTGTCCATGATCGTTTACAAGGAGACTCGACTGACtgcacagaggcagaggcagtgtCCACCGCCCTCATGTGGCTGCAAGAGGAACTACACTGAACTCTCTACACACCAGGCCAGACCAGATTGACCCAACAtagttttttggtttgtttgtttttcccaagCTGATTACATTTTGGCTCAACTTGAATCCCTCAAATTACTATCTAAAATATCAGGACTGATTGTCAGATTCATGACTGCAGTCGGTTTATCCCTTTAATTCAATGCTTGAAACAAAAGGACGTTTACCAATTCAAAGCATGAATATGGGCACAATTATCCACCGGatcccaaaaagaaaaattgagaACTAATACCAGGTTCTTAATATATCAAACTAAATACTGAATTACACAGGACAGAATAACAAGTACAAACTGGCAGCTAAATAGAATTTTTAGGCTTTTAATTTCATGGAAGTCTCAATATTCAGAGAAGAGGGCAATGTATGCAAACAAACCAGATAACTGAATTAGCAGGGCTTTCTTTTTGGAAAGAGAATGGATCTcataaaatgacaaaagcaTTTCAGACTGGTGTTTGTGGGTAAAAATGATAATTGATTAGCAGTGAAGGAAATGCCCTCTCCTTTGAGCAGTAACATCAGCTGGATTACACTGACAAGATTACAATGGCAATGTTATACGTCAGCCCAGTAGGGAATTTGGAGTTGGGTTCACACATGTTGTATACTTTGTCGCTTCGGCATGGGATGTATCCACTGGGACACAATGAGAATAGTTACGCACAGAACTTTACATCTGATCACTGACAGCAACAAGACCTAAACAGCACAAAGACTAAACTTTTTAGTCTTATAAAATCTGGGGAAactccatctgtctctgttgaACATCCAGAAGGTGAAGTAAAGCATGTGATATATGTAGACGTCTGACAGGACTTCTTGACAGCAAAGACGTCATTTCCAATTTCTGCATGTcagatgtttaagtgtaaatgGTTTATAGCATCATCATGAAAAGTTCAGAACATTTAACAACATTGTGACTGACGGGGGAATCAAAGCAACACGGGTGCTTTCACATAAGCAAACTACATAACATTCTGTTTTCAAGCTTGACATCAGGCAGGTTCTGACGCCTCGTCAAGCTAACTCAAAATAAAATTTGGTTTCACTGCTGTGTATGTCTTCTTGTTAAATAAAGCTGTATGCTGAGATAACTGACCATGATGGCTTTTGTGACTTTGCAAACTTGATTTTACTTATACTTAAAAGGAATGTTAATAAAGGTTAACAGCTGTGTGAGCTGCTTATGTCGGCCTGAATGGTTTTTATGGCTTTAGCAAGAATGGGATCTAAGCTTTGGCTGATTGCATGTGCAATATGGCGGTGCTTCAAAACTTGAATGGTTGGTTCCCTTCCCAGTCCAACACACAGCTCAACTTATTATCACACCTTTCCATTCCCAGGTGACACTCATCCCATTTCAGCTACTTCTGCCACCACAGAACATAACCTGCCATTAAAATTCAAGAATTTAAAATCTTTTGGCATAAAAGGCTTCAAATATTGAACTCAGATGTCAGCTCACCCTCTGACTTGACTGAATGTGCTAATGGTTGAGCCCAAGTCTGTTAACTCTGCAGCTACCTCAGGCAAAATATTGTGCCATGGACAATCCAACATGCCTCTTTCAGAAGGGAACCGAGGGTAGATTACCAAGTGTGATTGTCCTCGATGTACTCGTTAGAGTGCTGTGGATATCACATAACCTCATCTGACAAAAAGCAACTGAAGGAAGTGTTCATGATCCGTTCTTGTTCAAGTCGTAAAAGTAATATCAAAACATCTACAAAAGACATCCAAACTATATTCCTTACAGTGTGTGTACTACATATACATAGTATAGTATATATAGTTGTTTTTACAAACTTGCTGTTATTCTTCAGAACAAAGCAGATAGAGTGGCTTTGGCCAGttgattttctctctgtgtaCGACTAAAGGAGGATTCCCACCGGTTATAAGGACTACAGAAGACTTCTGACAGGGACATATTCACTGGTGGCTCAGTGCTGCCAAGCACCCAAGGATGTGTGATCAACACAACACCTAAGTCACGCAGAAAACCGTTTACTGTCAATGAAGAGTGGATACTGTCTCCCACATGTAAACAATGTATCATGAACCTGGAACTGAAAgacttttaaaatgtcaaaaatatgtATGTGCATCAATGGAAAACAACTACTTCCTTCTGCAGGGAGCTGGCAGTATTCCATCAGAAGCTTGTGAACATGACAGACAAATGTAACATTTGCAATGAAGGTCTATTCCCACTGGTGCTTGGTAAAATTTTGCCCACCTACTTCAAGTCCCAGGATGATACTGAAGATTGCATAGCAGTGGATAATAAACAGAATCCTAAATCCAATTCTCATCAATCGCTATACATACAGAAACTCTCTCACCGGTAAAACTCCCGTCGGCCATCTGCACTAATCTGACAACACAGGACAGGACATAGCATATTTACAGTTGTTGACTACCACAGTCCTGGTGTTCATCTCTTTATTTTATAAAAACTGCTGCTGAGAAAGAGGAGACCACTGTAGATTATTAGTCTACACCTTCTTAAGACCACGCTGGCCAACAGAATCGTCTGCCATCCCTCTGTGCACTAATCTACCTCTCTTGTATTCAGCCTTTTCTTTTCCACTAAACCCAAAACTCATCACCCAAACTTTGATGCAAtgtataaataacaaaaaaataataatgaaatacacCAACAACGTCCAGGTATCGCTCCCGAAACGTTCttctaaaaaaacacaatgaggtAAATCCCTGTAGTATGACTAAACAACACACCAACTGAAATAACCTCCCAACCCCCACCCGAAATTGTTCAGTGACTAGTGTTAACAGTGAATAAGCCAGCATTGGAATGACTCTAGTTGGTTCATGTAGGCACGAGAACGGTCTACACCACACACAAGACATGTCCATCTGCCATCCATCTGCCTTTATGTGTgcgtattgttgttgttgttgttgttgttgtgttgtgtttttccatcTTTCCCCCCATTTAACTTtgtcctttctctctgcttttgaCAGTGTGACCAACAAACTCCGACCCACATTTCCCCTCAGGACTTTCTCTGTCGCAGCGGCTCCGAGCTGCCGTTGAGTTTGCTCCGCCCAGACGGTGTTGACGTGCTACCATTGCCCAGAGGGCGATCCCGGTCTGCCGGGACTTCCTGTTTACGCCGGCGGGTCTCTTTGTAGCGGAGTGTAATGTCACtgtgggatgagagagagagtggacaTATTATGAAAGTCTCAAACTGGAGGAAATTTTCCAACAGAGGtccatgtgtgttgtgtgtgacacacacacaaagtacttTGATAAAGAAAACAGCCTGGAAGCATCAAACATGGCCATTctcaaatttaattttcatttacagCAGACCTACTAGGGGCATGGATCAATACTTGATAAGACTGTGTTATCTCACCACCCAACTTCATTTTCgagtgtcttgttttgtttcgtttcaGCTGGTGATAAGTTGTGTTTAGAGGGTTCCTGCCATCCGGTCCAGAGAAACTGCAGACGTGGCTGTGCTACTGGTGTGGGGtaaatcagattttttcccaaatcatttttgtttaaCTTCAACACAATAATCCTCTTCATTCACTGACCTAAGCCAGGAACAAGGAGTTTGCTTAGTAGAGGAGCCAGTTCCTTTGTAGAAGTGCTGCTTTCAACAACTTTACTTTCTTCCATGTGAAGGCGTGCTAAAGTGCCAGCATTTCTCTTCAGCCAACAGTACTGAGTATTTCTAATATATTGGGATCGTGGCGGAACTCAAGCCAAAGGATTTCAAAGGACCTTTTTTCAGTGCAAGGTTACCAAAGCATTTTACAATTATTTGGCACCAAAAAAAAGGAACTTTGGATTTTCCATCAGCCAAGGCACCACTtccacttcctgttgatttGTTTCCTGCTCAACATGAGGGACTAACGGGAACCAAGATCACCCTGGAGGCAGGACTAATGCATTGTTTACTGCTGACTGGTTACACAACACTTGTGTATCACTGAGGTAGCTGACAGGGAGATGTGGTAGCCACAATTCTTAAATTCATGTTGAAGTAGATGCATACTGAAGCAAAGACAAGGTCAAGGCTGTCATCATCATTTAGTTAGAAGATGAGATTCAATGAGAGC is a genomic window containing:
- the tmem168b gene encoding transmembrane protein 168 isoform X2, encoding MCRFLRYCVSHCLHAAMTRLEEVNGEVSMWSSVRFLGYLSGLNLLLALCLGLYVRWENTEESTILVAFVLALFVLGIASILYYYFNMEKVSLSLLHLWLGFLLGLLCFLNSPALKNDVKEQATNYMLLASIALRTLWALLERVCGCTRYRAAFLTSAEFLELAGFAISSTVLLIQKSVSVMVLVMALATIIVALRVKALLALPNLVCFAVITAVLFFRSLDINTNPFALACFFSQLICDPLLDVYFSGLSVTECWQPFLLWRGLWRKLTLLPVLVVELIFVIIAARKLADLDRWYLTIPGFLVFGLFWVISHMAFVITVWGFHTKLSDCQRVCLSSGVGNLDKVMASKGMRHYCLISDRLVSCTLVSSIVLVALSWQASSSIFMSTFLLVLPLESLFHGLFHELGNCLGGTCVGYALVIPTNYCSPDGQPLLLPPDQVQELNLRSTGMLNNVQRFFAHHLIEPFGCDYSTSGVTLEALQAKVKSFMELRTADGPRYDTYIIFYSGHTHRSGEWALTGGDTLRLEEIVDWWREKNGRFCSRLILVLDCENSLPWVREVRNVEGVYMAVQGAELARVTDIELQDRPQLGDFTSQWVEYNCNTNSDIQWSEKGRAVSAAYGISKHWSDYTLHLPTESDVTKHWRTYFPSVASPVVQLAVQSEGPNQHGLCSVCLRCIRRIKLNWFPPAILDTGQGFKLVRS
- the tmem168b gene encoding transmembrane protein 168 isoform X1 encodes the protein MCRFLRYCVSHCLHAAMTRLEEVNGEVSMWSSVRFLGYLSGLNLLLALCLGLYVRWENTEESTILVAFVLALFVLGIASILYYYFNMEKVSLSLLHLWLGFLLGLLCFLNSPALKNDVKEQATNYMLLASIALRTLWALLERVCGCTRYRAAFLTSAEFLELAGFAISSTVLLIQKSVSVMVLVMALATIIVALRVKALLALPNLVCFAVITAVLFFRSLDINTNPFALACFFSQLICDPLLDVYFSGLSVTECWQPFLLWRGLWRKLTLLPVLVVELIFVIIAARKLADLDRWYLTIPGFLVFGLFWVISHMAFVITVWGFHTKLSDCQRVCLSSGVGNLDKVMASKGMRHYCLISDRLVSCTLVSSIVLVALSWQVETASSSIFMSTFLLVLPLESLFHGLFHELGNCLGGTCVGYALVIPTNYCSPDGQPLLLPPDQVQELNLRSTGMLNNVQRFFAHHLIEPFGCDYSTSGVTLEALQAKVKSFMELRTADGPRYDTYIIFYSGHTHRSGEWALTGGDTLRLEEIVDWWREKNGRFCSRLILVLDCENSLPWVREVRNVEGVYMAVQGAELARVTDIELQDRPQLGDFTSQWVEYNCNTNSDIQWSEKGRAVSAAYGISKHWSDYTLHLPTESDVTKHWRTYFPSVASPVVQLAVQSEGPNQHGLCSVCLRCIRRIKLNWFPPAILDTGQGFKLVRS